From the Solanum pennellii chromosome 4, SPENNV200 genome, one window contains:
- the LOC107016742 gene encoding F-box/FBD/LRR-repeat protein At1g13570-like: MLPNFFFNCLALSHFYLKECEIHLPRFFKGFNKLSRLILKSVTLSSDMFECLISNCPLLEDLVQKDIDNPYFMSINAVKLRSFVFRGDIQLIHLENVPVLSNVLYAPRELVLEDQDDFVNIFSSIPALEWFSWNLFEVDNGSTKVIPTRLPSVCNCLKRLFMSWITLEEFFELSFALCIVRSSPNLEEIKIKECILSDGYYFECVPQEVVDEIPASFSNITFNHMRTVKFYDVLLEEVEMQLIKVLLAKSTALVKMVIKHRQMETNKSLNVLAEITKFQRVSSKAEVLYLVY; the protein is encoded by the exons ATGTTGCCtaacttcttttttaattgtttagcATTGAGTCATTTTTATCTCAAGGAATGTGAAATACATCTTCCACGTTTCTTTAAGGGATTTAATAAATTGAGTAGGCTAATATTGAAATCTGTCACGTTATCTTCTGATATGTTTGAATGTTTGATCTCTAATTGCCCGTTGCTTGAGGATTTGGTGCAGAAAGACATAGACAATCCGTACTTCATGAGTATTAATGCTGTGAAGCTAAGGTCATTTGTCTTTCGTGGCGATATACAATTGATACATCTTGAAAATGTCCCTGTTCTTTCCAATGTTCTGTATGCGCCTAGAGAATTAGTTCTAGAGGACCAAGAtgattttgtcaatattttttcgTCTATTCCTGCTCTCGAGTGGTTCAGCTGGAATCTTTTTGAG GTCGATAATGGATCAACTAAAGTTATACCAACAAGGCTTCCATCAGTTTGTAACTGTCTGAAACGCCTATTCATGTCTTGGATTACTCTTGAAGAGTTTTTTGAGCTTTCGTTTGCTCTTTGCATAGTACGGAGCtctccaaatttggaagaaattaaaattaag gaATGTATCCTTAGTGATGGATATTATTTCGAATGTGTGCCCCAGGAGGTTGTTGATGAGATTCCTGCAAGCTTTTCGaatatcacatttaatcatATGAGAACAGTTAAAttttatgatgtactattagaAGAGGTTGAAATGCAGCTTATCAAGGTTTTATTGGCAAAGTCTACAGCACTGGTGAAAATGGTAATCAAGCATCGTCAAATGGAAACTAACAAATCTCTCAACGTACTCGCGGAGATAACAAAGTTTCAACGGGTATCATCTAAAGCAGAAGTTTTGTATCTTGTTTATTAG